In Fervidobacterium nodosum Rt17-B1, one genomic interval encodes:
- a CDS encoding MarR family winged helix-turn-helix transcriptional regulator, giving the protein MNDEMIVQLEKLLREICFKIRVHGREALKNYSITPAQFDLLQKIYFNGPQTMTKLSQMLGIAKSTTTGLVMRLERDGFLKRRQKKEDKRVSFVEITPLGEEVIKAVINYRIDYVRSVTMQLPENDVEKLYSLLDKLVKNMNN; this is encoded by the coding sequence ATGAACGACGAAATGATTGTTCAACTTGAAAAGTTACTTAGAGAAATATGTTTTAAAATAAGAGTTCATGGTCGAGAAGCTTTGAAAAATTACTCTATAACACCAGCTCAATTTGATTTGCTACAAAAAATTTATTTCAATGGCCCACAAACAATGACAAAATTAAGTCAAATGTTAGGTATTGCAAAAAGTACAACAACAGGTTTAGTAATGAGACTTGAGAGGGATGGATTTTTGAAAAGAAGGCAGAAAAAAGAAGATAAAAGAGTCTCTTTTGTTGAAATAACACCACTTGGAGAAGAGGTTATAAAAGCGGTCATAAATTACAGAATAGATTATGTAAGAAGCGTTACTATGCAATTACCCGAAAACGATGTTGAAAAATTATACTCATTGTTAGATAAGCTAGTAAAAAATATGAACAATTAA
- a CDS encoding aminopeptidase, producing the protein MGIDKGLVWKKRTREEIEVFSESYKTFIDYAKTERLAIEYFEKLLIKAGFVSIDNYTGNEDGVFFVNRGKSLVAIKGDITKGINFVAAHVDAPRIDLRPYPLYEDSGIALGKTHYYGGVKKYQWLSLPLALVGVVVKENGEKINVCIGCDEKDPVFVLPDLLPHLDKEDKKVSEHFKADKMNVILGSIPLIGEENEAVKKNVLKLLKEKYNIDEEDFISADLELVPALKPRDVGIDAGMIGAYGHDDRICAYQAIMAFVNSEVSKDQKAAGVILFDREEIGSEGDAGAQARFYKSFVRKLLKIKGFSDAESAFDEIINKSYVISADVTTLYDPSYPDVHDKLNVAKPGYGVAIVKYTGRGGKGGASEAHAELVAKVRGVLNKNGISWQSSLLGKVDVGGGGTVAKFLAQEGFDTIDMGPGLMSMHAPFELVSKADLYETYLAFKVLMEQL; encoded by the coding sequence ATGGGTATTGACAAAGGATTGGTATGGAAAAAGAGAACACGTGAAGAAATTGAGGTTTTTTCCGAAAGTTATAAAACGTTTATAGACTATGCGAAAACCGAAAGACTTGCAATTGAATATTTTGAAAAATTATTAATAAAGGCCGGGTTTGTAAGCATAGATAATTATACGGGTAACGAAGATGGAGTCTTTTTCGTAAACCGTGGAAAGTCATTGGTTGCCATTAAAGGAGATATTACAAAAGGTATAAATTTTGTAGCAGCACATGTTGATGCTCCAAGGATAGATTTAAGACCTTATCCTTTATACGAAGATAGTGGAATAGCACTTGGCAAGACTCATTATTACGGTGGAGTTAAGAAATACCAATGGCTTAGTTTACCGTTAGCATTGGTTGGAGTTGTTGTTAAAGAAAATGGTGAAAAGATAAATGTTTGTATCGGCTGCGATGAGAAAGATCCGGTTTTTGTTCTTCCAGATTTATTGCCACACCTTGATAAAGAAGACAAAAAGGTAAGTGAACACTTTAAAGCTGATAAAATGAATGTCATTTTAGGTTCTATACCTCTTATAGGTGAAGAAAATGAAGCGGTTAAGAAAAATGTTTTAAAGTTGTTAAAGGAGAAATACAACATAGATGAAGAAGATTTTATAAGTGCAGATTTAGAACTCGTTCCTGCGTTGAAACCAAGAGATGTCGGAATTGATGCAGGTATGATAGGGGCTTACGGTCACGACGATAGGATATGCGCCTATCAGGCAATCATGGCGTTTGTAAATTCAGAAGTTTCTAAAGACCAAAAAGCAGCTGGAGTTATATTATTTGACAGAGAAGAGATAGGTAGTGAGGGTGATGCTGGAGCTCAAGCAAGATTTTACAAATCGTTTGTAAGAAAGTTATTAAAAATAAAAGGTTTTTCAGATGCAGAGAGTGCATTTGATGAAATCATCAATAAATCTTATGTTATTTCAGCGGATGTTACAACGCTTTATGACCCTTCATATCCAGATGTTCACGATAAATTGAATGTTGCAAAGCCGGGCTACGGAGTTGCGATTGTTAAATACACAGGTCGTGGAGGTAAAGGTGGGGCTAGCGAAGCACATGCAGAGTTGGTTGCGAAAGTACGGGGCGTTCTCAACAAAAATGGCATTTCTTGGCAGAGTAGTTTACTCGGAAAAGTTGATGTTGGTGGTGGAGGCACTGTTGCAAAGTTTTTAGCTCAGGAGGGTTTTGATACAATAGACATGGGACCTGGATTAATGAGCATGCATGCTCCATTTGAACTTGTTTCGAAAGCCGACTTATACGAAACTTATTTGGCATTTAAAGTGTTAATGGAACAACTTTAA
- a CDS encoding PEGA domain-containing protein, translating to MKVIKKVFLFFLISGTFLYPLLLLALTVIGENGSIVYYNDKLIGTIKNASITFDATFPGYLKVIKPGYISFEKYLTEDGTITATLTLPSYLQLNVNPKDAVISIDGFLQKTLDNKIVISPGKHVIDVSAPGYTTKTIEINILPYEEKFIDISLKKTTTLRIESDKKIENAFFDNLPISLPLTLEVIPGKHKLILPNNFVRNNVEIEIPSQDEYTIKIDTHEKFLLSVSGKPNDAYVQIKDQVYKAPFNISFPEGVYNIKIFSQGYEEYKTTIDLDRNKTLYFALKPLEEVTVKFRKKGYTVEFDGFARESVPKSPIFTTIKDEKGNIVWLGFSDGTFEDIPKTIPILIGRNHSIFVANTIYNGPAIVHVQSGQRVLSFFNNEKIGEYEIKNFTIFDNKTNCLVNIYSKERIDVYWDGKYIGKTPIYLFNAEEGIHNVVFKNGGITLSEVNYEVRSSRLNEIKFGE from the coding sequence ATGAAGGTAATCAAAAAGGTTTTTTTGTTCTTTTTAATTTCTGGAACATTTTTATACCCTTTGCTACTTCTTGCTTTGACTGTTATTGGTGAAAACGGAAGTATAGTTTACTATAACGATAAATTAATAGGTACCATAAAAAACGCAAGTATTACATTTGACGCCACATTTCCAGGCTATTTGAAAGTCATCAAGCCTGGTTATATATCTTTTGAAAAATATTTAACTGAAGATGGGACAATAACGGCAACTCTAACTTTGCCGTCTTATCTTCAACTTAATGTTAATCCAAAAGATGCAGTAATATCAATTGATGGATTTTTACAAAAAACTTTAGACAACAAAATTGTTATTTCTCCAGGAAAACATGTTATAGATGTTAGCGCGCCGGGTTATACCACAAAAACAATTGAGATAAACATTCTTCCGTACGAGGAAAAATTTATAGATATTTCTCTAAAAAAAACCACAACATTGCGTATTGAATCTGATAAAAAGATAGAAAATGCATTTTTTGATAATTTGCCAATATCTCTCCCATTAACATTAGAAGTTATACCTGGGAAACACAAATTAATTCTTCCAAATAACTTTGTAAGAAATAATGTAGAAATTGAAATCCCGAGTCAAGATGAATATACAATTAAAATTGATACTCATGAGAAATTCCTACTTTCTGTATCTGGAAAACCCAACGATGCTTACGTTCAAATAAAGGATCAAGTTTATAAAGCACCATTTAATATTAGTTTTCCAGAAGGTGTCTATAACATAAAAATTTTTTCTCAGGGATATGAAGAATATAAAACAACAATTGATTTAGATAGAAATAAAACGCTTTATTTTGCATTAAAACCATTGGAGGAGGTCACTGTTAAATTTAGAAAGAAAGGTTACACTGTCGAATTTGATGGATTTGCTCGTGAAAGTGTTCCAAAAAGTCCGATATTTACTACAATAAAAGACGAAAAAGGGAATATTGTGTGGCTAGGGTTTAGTGATGGGACCTTTGAAGATATTCCAAAAACTATTCCTATTCTTATTGGGCGTAACCATTCTATTTTTGTTGCTAATACAATTTATAATGGCCCAGCTATAGTACATGTGCAAAGCGGTCAAAGGGTCTTATCCTTTTTTAATAATGAAAAAATAGGTGAATATGAGATAAAGAATTTTACCATCTTTGATAATAAAACAAATTGCCTTGTCAATATTTATTCCAAAGAAAGAATAGATGTTTATTGGGATGGAAAGTACATAGGAAAAACTCCAATTTATCTTTTTAATGCAGAGGAAGGGATTCATAACGTTGTTTTTAAAAATGGGGGAATTACATTATCAGAAGTCAATTATGAAG